A genome region from Mycobacterium florentinum includes the following:
- a CDS encoding spirocyclase AveC family protein, with protein sequence MCYVPTMDAGVDVVVPIHRTGARTANPVRPSGKVWLWAALGLALVGLAVSCWTRWLLSPQATPVDPGPDPYPFGWVIRLTEAISLSVFAFLLWFTLLRPAYRQRAITLDGKLFLGGLFASVLDVLCQMFNPTWAMNAHSLNLGTWAGQFPGFAAPQADRWAWSLGWCMPAYIWLGVGAAIVGCAYLDMLRRRFPRLSTVALYAVVLATFMTAFGCLATVWNRTGVYTYVSSPNALTLWADTTHRLPLTELLFISSYCLMFTWLRDGRDANGRCAVDRDVDASALGPRFKTMLSSLAVCGWAGFTTLVAYQVPNDWVAMTGGVNSIPVLPSYQQGSIYCGQPGKPLCPNQYLNQLKRTQSTTSGGG encoded by the coding sequence ATGTGCTATGTTCCAACGATGGACGCCGGCGTCGACGTGGTCGTGCCCATCCACCGCACGGGCGCACGGACCGCCAACCCGGTCCGGCCGTCCGGCAAGGTGTGGCTGTGGGCCGCTTTGGGTCTGGCGCTGGTGGGGCTGGCAGTCAGCTGCTGGACCAGGTGGCTGCTGTCCCCGCAGGCCACCCCCGTTGATCCCGGCCCCGACCCGTACCCCTTCGGCTGGGTCATTCGGCTGACGGAGGCGATCAGCCTCTCGGTGTTCGCCTTCTTGCTCTGGTTCACGCTGTTGCGACCGGCGTATCGGCAGCGGGCCATCACCCTGGACGGAAAGCTGTTCTTGGGGGGCCTGTTCGCGTCGGTCCTCGATGTGTTGTGCCAGATGTTCAACCCCACCTGGGCGATGAACGCTCACTCGCTGAACCTGGGCACGTGGGCCGGGCAGTTCCCGGGGTTCGCGGCACCCCAGGCCGACCGATGGGCCTGGAGCCTGGGCTGGTGCATGCCCGCCTATATCTGGTTGGGGGTGGGTGCGGCGATTGTGGGCTGCGCGTACTTGGACATGTTGCGCCGGAGGTTCCCCCGGTTGAGCACGGTCGCGCTGTACGCGGTCGTGCTGGCGACTTTCATGACGGCCTTCGGGTGCCTGGCCACCGTATGGAACCGCACCGGCGTCTATACCTACGTATCGTCGCCGAACGCGCTGACGCTGTGGGCCGACACCACCCACCGGCTCCCGCTGACCGAGTTGCTGTTCATCTCGTCGTACTGTCTGATGTTCACCTGGTTGCGCGACGGACGCGACGCCAACGGGCGTTGCGCGGTCGACCGCGACGTCGACGCATCGGCGCTGGGCCCCAGGTTCAAGACGATGCTGTCCAGCCTGGCGGTGTGTGGTTGGGCGGGCTTCACCACCCTGGTGGCCTACCAGGTACCCAACGACTGGGTGGCCATGACCGGCGGCGTGAACAGCATACCGGTGCTGCCGTCCTACCAACAGGGCAGCATCTACTGTGGTCAGCCCGGAAAGCCGTTATGTCCCAATCAGTATCTGAATCAGCTGAAGCGGACCCAAAGCACCACATCCGGAGGCGGTTAG
- a CDS encoding TetR/AcrR family transcriptional regulator, with translation MVAMLPENIGPAVPEQVLAAARRCFARYGVDRTTMDDIAKESGIGRTGLYRLGLTRPEITEAAIVTRLRELGEGIRPIADRDAPFDELLLETSIATVDAARSDPELRHLLDTTTTVSLHRLITGHESSMQGIVLDVLGPMLRRARERGEIRPEVDDDRAVEWLRGVYLMLMLREDLDAEAEKALVADFVLPSLVANRTTPRKRAKR, from the coding sequence ATGGTCGCCATGCTTCCGGAAAACATCGGCCCCGCCGTCCCAGAGCAGGTGCTGGCCGCTGCCCGTCGTTGCTTCGCGCGCTACGGCGTCGACCGAACCACGATGGACGACATCGCCAAGGAATCAGGCATCGGGCGCACCGGTTTGTACCGGCTCGGGCTGACTCGCCCCGAGATCACCGAGGCCGCGATCGTGACCAGGCTGCGGGAACTCGGGGAGGGCATTCGGCCCATCGCCGACCGCGACGCCCCGTTCGACGAGCTGCTGCTGGAGACCTCGATCGCCACCGTGGATGCGGCCCGCTCGGATCCGGAACTGCGCCACCTGCTGGACACCACCACAACCGTTTCCCTGCACCGGCTGATCACCGGCCACGAATCCTCCATGCAGGGAATCGTTTTGGATGTCTTGGGTCCGATGCTGCGGCGTGCGCGTGAGCGCGGCGAGATCCGGCCCGAAGTCGACGACGACCGCGCCGTCGAGTGGCTGCGTGGTGTCTACCTGATGTTGATGCTGCGGGAGGACCTCGATGCCGAGGCCGAGAAGGCGCTCGTCGCCGATTTCGTGCTGCCCTCCCTGGTCGCAAACCGCACGACTCCGAGAAAGAGAGCGAAGAGATGA
- a CDS encoding protoporphyrinogen/coproporphyrinogen oxidase, which translates to MISNAHDELADRGPVYIVGAGPSGLTAAYRIRAQGIPAVILEKRDRTGGMIHTHREQGYLMEEGATILPSAYEPVVKLAHEIGSGDDLIPAGSIIGFARDNVIHNLRSDHLFLDVLKTPLVSLKSKALMARFGIDATRASKLLNYEDLSRASAFDTMTPREYCSLHLGLSGEVYDYVINSTVRGVLGVRGDAISNLELFFMLYNILGSKLYAFREGYSTYVDRLSQGMDIRLNTTVQEVREGVDGVTVTWTGADGVTHTESGAGAVITARGDTIPDLVPGHFDAASEAFLRGLRYTKCVVMNTGVTRKPKGIVASVINIPEPVDPDLMGFTCEHNKAPGRAPEGHGLLDILTMTEFAERIIDEDDDTIRTEILRRMEKLIPGVTDTVDYTRIARWNEVIVYSRPGLYKELGQFQARQAATTSRIQLAGVFRSSSNMCTATVSGERAAAELLAQLRAPLRRFVAV; encoded by the coding sequence ATGATCTCCAACGCCCATGACGAACTCGCCGATCGCGGACCGGTCTACATCGTCGGTGCCGGGCCGTCCGGCCTCACCGCCGCCTATCGGATACGGGCGCAAGGGATTCCGGCCGTCATTCTGGAGAAGCGCGATCGCACTGGCGGCATGATCCACACCCACCGCGAGCAGGGCTACCTGATGGAGGAGGGGGCCACGATTTTGCCGAGTGCCTACGAGCCGGTGGTCAAACTCGCCCACGAGATCGGCAGTGGCGATGACCTGATCCCGGCCGGGTCGATCATCGGTTTCGCACGCGACAACGTTATTCACAACCTGCGGTCGGATCACCTCTTTCTCGACGTCCTCAAGACGCCGCTGGTATCGCTGAAGTCCAAGGCGTTGATGGCCCGCTTCGGTATCGACGCGACCCGAGCAAGCAAGCTACTCAACTACGAAGACCTCTCTCGCGCTTCAGCGTTCGACACCATGACACCGCGCGAATACTGCTCGTTGCACCTCGGCCTGTCCGGGGAGGTTTACGACTACGTCATCAATTCGACGGTGCGCGGAGTGCTGGGTGTGCGCGGGGACGCCATCTCGAACCTGGAGCTGTTCTTCATGCTCTACAACATCTTGGGCAGCAAGCTTTATGCGTTCCGCGAGGGATACTCGACCTACGTCGACCGCCTCTCCCAGGGCATGGACATCCGGCTCAATACCACCGTGCAAGAGGTCAGAGAGGGCGTCGACGGCGTGACCGTCACCTGGACGGGCGCCGATGGTGTCACGCACACCGAATCCGGTGCGGGCGCGGTGATTACCGCTCGCGGCGACACCATCCCGGACCTCGTGCCCGGTCATTTCGACGCCGCTTCGGAGGCATTCCTGCGTGGTCTGCGCTACACGAAGTGCGTGGTGATGAACACCGGTGTGACTCGAAAGCCCAAGGGCATCGTGGCATCGGTCATCAACATCCCCGAACCGGTCGATCCCGATCTGATGGGCTTCACCTGTGAGCACAACAAGGCGCCGGGCCGTGCGCCGGAGGGCCATGGCCTGCTCGACATCCTGACGATGACCGAATTCGCCGAGCGGATCATCGACGAGGACGACGACACCATCCGCACCGAAATCCTGCGCAGGATGGAAAAACTCATTCCGGGTGTCACCGACACCGTGGACTACACCCGCATCGCCCGGTGGAACGAAGTTATCGTCTACAGCAGGCCCGGGCTCTACAAGGAACTCGGCCAGTTCCAGGCGCGGCAGGCGGCGACCACTTCTCGCATCCAATTGGCCGGGGTGTTTCGGTCCTCGTCGAATATGTGCACGGCGACGGTATCCGGCGAACGTGCGGCGGCAGAGCTGTTGGCCCAGTTGCGCGCGCCGCTCCGGCGCTTTGTCGCGGTGTAG
- a CDS encoding aminoglycoside phosphotransferase family protein, giving the protein MPSIAAVAEIGSAVARTSAAIVYEKIARPRPTTLDQVPPSPAALTTEWLTAALCSETPGARVERFALGPKNDGTSARRTIEVVYNEAGSQAGLPVHLFTKSSPTLLTRLVTTTGNLLPAEHAFYSVIRRELDIEAPAGYYAAWDPKSNRSLFIMEDVTRTRGAKTDTILTRHFTREQAQDAIDLLARLHANYWDQPGLASRFRWLMDPHSWQLRLHKLMLMDRCAVVGFDRSEHVMPREIFSRRDDFVELLLRSRRISADGPRTIVHSDVHAGNWYLTGDGRVGLFDWQCMLHGFGAQDIAYALIGNLTIPHRRAWERDLLELYRDRLRAHGVTDVPDSETLWLRYRQMIPHAMFMWLGTIGSNKLQPQMQKPEISLANIERSAQACADLDVFAALDM; this is encoded by the coding sequence ATGCCGTCGATCGCAGCAGTTGCCGAAATCGGATCCGCGGTGGCCAGGACGTCGGCCGCCATCGTCTACGAGAAGATCGCCCGGCCGCGACCGACCACCCTCGACCAGGTGCCACCGTCACCGGCGGCGCTGACGACCGAATGGCTCACCGCCGCATTGTGTTCCGAGACGCCGGGCGCACGGGTAGAGCGCTTTGCCCTGGGACCAAAGAATGACGGCACTTCCGCCCGTCGAACCATCGAAGTGGTCTACAACGAGGCGGGTAGCCAGGCCGGACTCCCGGTCCACCTGTTCACCAAGTCCTCGCCGACCCTATTGACCCGGCTGGTCACGACCACGGGCAACCTGCTGCCCGCCGAGCATGCGTTCTACAGCGTGATCCGGCGTGAACTCGACATCGAGGCGCCGGCCGGCTACTACGCGGCCTGGGATCCCAAATCCAACCGATCGCTGTTCATCATGGAAGACGTGACACGAACTCGGGGCGCCAAGACCGACACGATCCTCACCCGGCACTTCACCCGGGAGCAGGCCCAGGACGCTATCGATCTGCTCGCGCGACTGCACGCCAACTACTGGGATCAGCCCGGTCTGGCGAGCCGGTTCCGCTGGCTGATGGACCCACACTCGTGGCAGCTTCGACTTCACAAGCTGATGCTGATGGACCGCTGCGCTGTTGTCGGGTTCGATCGCTCCGAGCACGTGATGCCGCGTGAGATCTTCTCGCGCAGAGATGATTTCGTCGAATTGCTGCTGCGGAGCAGGCGCATCTCGGCCGACGGACCACGCACCATCGTGCACAGCGACGTCCATGCCGGCAACTGGTACCTCACCGGCGACGGGCGGGTGGGCCTATTCGACTGGCAGTGCATGCTGCACGGCTTCGGCGCCCAGGACATCGCGTACGCGCTGATCGGCAACCTGACGATCCCGCACCGACGAGCCTGGGAACGCGACCTTCTGGAGCTTTACCGCGACCGTCTGCGCGCCCACGGCGTAACGGATGTGCCCGACTCCGAGACGCTGTGGCTGCGCTATCGCCAGATGATCCCGCACGCGATGTTCATGTGGCTCGGCACCATCGGATCCAACAAGCTGCAGCCGCAGATGCAGAAGCCGGAGATCAGCCTGGCCAATATCGAGCGCTCGGCGCAGGCCTGCGCCGACCTCGACGTGTTCGCCGCCTTGGACATGTAG
- a CDS encoding LLM class flavin-dependent oxidoreductase, giving the protein MKVGITVDNPDTVVAEARRAEELGFDILGCGEHLFFHGPTPNSFAMLAAAAAVTSRIRLVSSIALLPLYPAVVVAKMASVIDCISDGRFELGVGAGGEYPAEFAAAGIDPGTRFRRLDEGLEVIRRLFEGGPVDFQGSYATLSGVALDPPPRQPGGPPIWLGGRKNGALRRAGRYARVWLPYMVEPKYVSHGLATIRGMAAEQGRVPDAVSAALFAWTAVDADSSWARSTGVGAVSAAYSQDFSTLADRYLLIGTPEAVVDRLAQFAAAGVDTVLIQVAAGSAEHRSRIIETFATRVLPGVRDL; this is encoded by the coding sequence ATGAAAGTCGGTATCACCGTCGATAATCCGGACACGGTGGTGGCTGAGGCTCGTCGTGCCGAGGAGCTCGGCTTCGATATCCTGGGCTGTGGCGAGCACCTGTTCTTCCATGGCCCGACGCCGAACTCGTTCGCGATGCTGGCCGCCGCGGCCGCGGTGACGTCGCGCATTCGTCTGGTCTCGTCGATCGCGTTGCTGCCGCTCTATCCCGCCGTGGTGGTGGCCAAGATGGCGAGCGTCATCGACTGCATCTCGGATGGCCGATTCGAATTGGGGGTTGGTGCCGGTGGTGAGTATCCTGCCGAATTCGCCGCCGCCGGAATCGATCCGGGCACTCGGTTTCGCCGTCTCGACGAAGGCCTGGAAGTCATCAGGAGGCTCTTCGAAGGCGGACCGGTTGACTTCCAGGGCAGCTACGCGACGCTGTCCGGCGTTGCCCTGGACCCACCGCCCCGGCAGCCCGGGGGCCCACCGATCTGGTTGGGAGGGCGTAAGAACGGCGCGTTGCGCCGTGCCGGGCGCTACGCCCGAGTATGGCTGCCCTACATGGTCGAACCCAAGTACGTCAGCCACGGACTGGCCACGATTCGTGGGATGGCCGCTGAACAAGGACGAGTTCCGGACGCGGTTTCGGCGGCGCTCTTCGCCTGGACGGCGGTCGACGCGGACTCGTCCTGGGCGCGAAGCACCGGTGTCGGCGCCGTCAGTGCGGCCTACAGCCAGGACTTTTCGACGCTTGCCGATCGTTACCTGCTGATCGGTACGCCCGAGGCCGTTGTCGACCGGCTGGCGCAATTCGCCGCGGCGGGGGTGGACACGGTGCTGATCCAGGTCGCCGCGGGTTCGGCAGAGCATCGATCGCGGATCATCGAAACCTTCGCAACTCGTGTGCTGCCCGGTGTCAGAGATCTTTAG
- a CDS encoding class I adenylate-forming enzyme family protein, translating to MPTIGGTALSNANRVGEREAIVTAERRWTWRALESDIAATAAALESFGVRKHDRVAILSANSAEFIIASHAASRLGAIVVPVNTRLAAPELAHILNDSGSAVLAFSPADAHLAESASRLAVSVALLSLGPSPRYPDVLAGGYGDPVHEDRAVEQDDAFILYTSGTTGKPKGVLLDHHRAVWAAMAQIVSLGLRDGDRYLHLAPMYHSGGMTYLNATTLLGGTHIVVPKFDAGTVLELVEQHRATWLFAVPTMYQRILNTYAGDAADLTSWRVGIFGAAPMPAAAIERLLAAFPRVSFFQQCGQTEAGPTGIYSTMEEVRSRPQSSGHLAQPFVEARVVDPSGNDTPPGQVGELIFRGEAITKGYWNQPQATAEVIRDGWLHTGDLMQVYDDGAMRLVDRLRDVIITGGRNVYSAEVELAIADHPEVTDVAVIGRPDPEWGETVVAFITAADGSEVTPASIRQYCASRIADYKIPREFIFAVVPRNGGGKLQKHLLRNQLSLNASQQRDVPSCRPADDRWPAST from the coding sequence ATGCCGACCATCGGCGGAACGGCATTGTCGAATGCCAACCGGGTGGGCGAACGCGAGGCGATCGTCACCGCGGAACGGCGGTGGACTTGGCGTGCGCTGGAAAGCGACATAGCCGCGACGGCGGCGGCGCTTGAGTCGTTCGGAGTGCGCAAACATGATCGAGTCGCCATTCTTTCGGCGAACTCCGCGGAATTCATCATTGCGTCGCACGCCGCGTCGCGCCTCGGCGCGATCGTCGTCCCGGTGAATACCAGGTTGGCCGCGCCGGAGCTCGCCCACATCCTGAACGATTCGGGTAGCGCAGTATTGGCGTTCAGCCCGGCCGATGCCCATCTGGCCGAGTCCGCAAGCCGGCTCGCCGTGTCCGTCGCCCTGCTCTCATTGGGACCGTCGCCACGCTATCCCGACGTGCTGGCCGGCGGATACGGCGATCCCGTACACGAAGATCGCGCCGTCGAACAAGACGACGCATTCATCCTGTACACCTCCGGTACAACCGGGAAACCCAAGGGCGTACTACTCGATCATCACCGCGCGGTATGGGCCGCGATGGCCCAGATTGTCTCGCTCGGCCTGCGCGACGGCGATCGGTACCTGCACTTGGCGCCGATGTATCACTCGGGCGGGATGACCTATCTGAATGCCACCACTCTGCTGGGTGGAACTCACATTGTCGTGCCGAAGTTCGATGCAGGCACCGTGCTCGAGCTGGTGGAACAACACCGTGCCACTTGGTTATTCGCCGTTCCGACCATGTATCAGCGAATCCTCAATACCTATGCGGGCGACGCCGCCGACCTGACGTCATGGCGCGTCGGCATTTTCGGCGCGGCGCCGATGCCGGCGGCGGCCATCGAGCGGCTGCTCGCCGCGTTTCCTCGCGTCTCTTTCTTCCAGCAGTGCGGCCAAACCGAGGCCGGACCAACCGGCATCTACTCGACGATGGAAGAGGTGCGGTCTCGGCCACAGTCGTCCGGTCACCTTGCACAGCCCTTCGTCGAGGCCCGGGTTGTCGACCCGAGCGGCAACGACACACCGCCGGGACAGGTGGGAGAACTGATCTTTCGCGGCGAGGCGATCACCAAGGGGTACTGGAACCAGCCCCAAGCCACCGCAGAAGTGATCCGCGACGGCTGGCTACACACCGGAGATTTGATGCAGGTGTACGACGACGGTGCCATGCGTCTGGTCGACCGGCTGCGCGACGTGATCATCACCGGAGGGCGCAACGTGTACTCGGCCGAGGTCGAACTGGCCATCGCCGACCACCCCGAAGTGACCGATGTGGCGGTGATCGGCCGACCCGATCCCGAATGGGGCGAAACGGTGGTGGCGTTCATCACCGCCGCCGATGGGTCCGAGGTCACGCCCGCCTCGATACGGCAGTACTGCGCTTCTCGGATCGCGGATTACAAGATCCCGCGCGAGTTCATTTTCGCGGTCGTACCGCGCAATGGGGGCGGAAAGCTTCAAAAGCATCTGTTGCGAAACCAACTGAGCCTCAATGCGTCACAGCAGAGGGATGTTCCGTCTTGCCGCCCGGCAGACGATCGCTGGCCTGCCAGCACCTAG
- a CDS encoding spirocyclase AveC family protein — MTTHVVQKQSRPVLMWAALGVALLAFQAFVLARWIFGPHFTPTPTGSDALPRWQAVMFTALQIGVPVAAAVLFYLWVIRPLRRYRRLTTDAMIALSASTVFFWDMVMNYTSVSLLYNSHLLNRGAWANGSWPTWISPNANRLPEPLLIVPPAYTALVFSQVIIVLWVVRKLKTRQPQLGVPSTIALIFVGLVITDTVIEGLVLRTGAYAYPGGIRAITLFAGQTYQIPMSETVLFGGLALGAIACLSYFRDDRGRTIVERGIDRLNTGNKAKQALRFFAIYGAIHVGFVVLYMIPQQWFATHADPFPAGYPSYMINDMCASGADGKTCPGPGVPMPRP, encoded by the coding sequence ATGACGACCCACGTCGTGCAGAAGCAGTCGCGTCCGGTGCTGATGTGGGCGGCACTCGGCGTCGCGCTGCTGGCATTTCAGGCTTTCGTGTTGGCACGCTGGATTTTTGGTCCGCATTTCACCCCAACGCCGACGGGGTCCGACGCACTGCCCAGGTGGCAGGCGGTGATGTTCACTGCCCTGCAGATCGGGGTGCCGGTGGCCGCGGCGGTGTTGTTCTACCTCTGGGTGATCCGCCCGTTGCGGCGCTACCGCAGGCTGACCACCGATGCGATGATCGCCCTGAGTGCTTCGACGGTGTTCTTCTGGGACATGGTCATGAACTACACGTCGGTGTCGTTGCTCTACAACTCGCATTTGCTCAATCGCGGTGCGTGGGCGAACGGCTCCTGGCCAACCTGGATCAGCCCGAACGCAAACCGGCTGCCCGAACCGCTGCTCATCGTGCCGCCGGCTTACACGGCGCTGGTGTTCTCCCAGGTGATCATCGTGTTGTGGGTGGTGCGCAAGCTCAAGACGCGGCAGCCGCAACTGGGGGTCCCAAGCACCATCGCGTTGATTTTCGTCGGCCTGGTCATCACCGACACCGTCATCGAAGGACTCGTCTTGCGCACCGGCGCCTACGCGTATCCCGGCGGGATCAGGGCGATCACATTGTTCGCCGGTCAGACGTACCAGATTCCGATGTCGGAGACCGTGTTGTTCGGCGGGCTGGCGCTGGGGGCGATCGCCTGCCTGAGTTACTTCCGTGATGACCGCGGCCGCACCATTGTCGAGCGCGGCATCGACCGGCTCAACACCGGCAACAAAGCCAAGCAGGCGCTGAGGTTTTTCGCCATTTACGGCGCGATCCATGTCGGCTTTGTGGTGCTGTACATGATTCCGCAGCAGTGGTTCGCCACCCACGCCGACCCGTTTCCCGCCGGGTATCCGTCCTACATGATCAACGATATGTGCGCGTCCGGCGCCGACGGCAAGACGTGCCCCGGTCCGGGCGTACCGATGCCTCGCCCGTAG
- a CDS encoding phytoene desaturase family protein: MTTPELQDSYDYVVVGGGHNGLSAACTLAGSGATVLVLEQRPHLGGLANSGPFLAEAPDHILSLGAMDDMFMSCTTFIADLSLNRYGYRSTPVQAPYGWIGADGATLLLFHDLDRTLAEVRRFSAKDARTYAELQPALSWIFEALTTVMPHHPAQLPKAGLGKLMLKLAPNRAIRRQLGRIMSHNLVDLMADTFESDQMRSLATYWGSMIGPIDHDGGGFYCVGLAAVHRKPGVIRPLGGMGAVMAAMAAYATQRGAHIRTSTPVQRVAVTDNRATGVVLRDGTEIRATRGVLAAVPPQLAYGGLLADGVLDSATKAKVAILPASGNNSATFKIDVALSGRATYPKGAAQRRKIDDFDIRKTALMTGTFDENIRQLQAIRAGESLQQPPVYMAVLSANDAGLAPEGQDVVYLAANVPAQPRDGWEKTKTQMSQAIMESVTQHMDGFDAEIGRIETSPADFGDQFATPNGSYFHVDMTPLRLAMNRPAPGLGGYRSPVHNYFHAGAGSHPGGGVSGWPGRLAAQTALGQH; encoded by the coding sequence ATGACGACACCCGAACTCCAAGACAGCTACGACTACGTTGTGGTCGGCGGCGGTCACAACGGGCTCAGCGCGGCTTGCACATTGGCCGGTTCCGGGGCCACCGTGCTGGTCCTCGAGCAGCGCCCGCACTTGGGCGGCCTGGCCAACAGCGGACCGTTTCTGGCCGAGGCTCCCGACCACATCCTCAGCCTGGGCGCGATGGACGACATGTTCATGTCGTGCACGACGTTCATCGCCGATCTCAGCCTGAACCGGTATGGCTACCGCAGTACACCGGTACAGGCGCCGTACGGCTGGATCGGCGCGGACGGCGCCACGCTGTTGCTGTTTCACGATCTGGATCGCACCCTGGCCGAGGTGCGGCGGTTCTCGGCCAAAGATGCCCGTACCTACGCGGAGCTACAGCCCGCACTCTCCTGGATTTTCGAGGCACTCACCACGGTCATGCCGCATCATCCCGCGCAACTGCCGAAAGCGGGGTTGGGCAAGCTGATGCTCAAACTCGCGCCGAATCGGGCGATTCGCCGCCAGCTCGGCCGGATCATGTCGCACAACCTGGTCGACCTGATGGCCGATACTTTCGAGAGCGACCAGATGAGATCGCTTGCCACGTATTGGGGCAGCATGATCGGGCCGATCGATCACGACGGCGGCGGCTTCTACTGCGTCGGCCTTGCCGCGGTGCACCGCAAACCCGGCGTCATTCGTCCCCTCGGCGGCATGGGCGCGGTGATGGCCGCGATGGCGGCGTATGCGACCCAACGCGGCGCCCACATCCGCACCAGCACCCCGGTGCAACGCGTGGCGGTCACCGACAACCGCGCCACCGGTGTAGTACTCCGCGACGGCACCGAGATCCGCGCCACCCGTGGGGTACTCGCCGCGGTGCCCCCGCAGCTGGCTTACGGCGGGCTGCTTGCGGACGGTGTGCTGGATTCGGCAACCAAGGCCAAGGTCGCGATCCTGCCGGCCAGCGGCAACAACTCGGCCACCTTCAAAATCGATGTCGCCCTTTCCGGGCGGGCCACCTATCCGAAAGGCGCCGCGCAGCGACGCAAGATCGACGACTTCGACATCCGCAAGACCGCCCTCATGACCGGGACGTTCGACGAGAACATCCGCCAACTGCAGGCGATCCGGGCCGGTGAATCGCTGCAACAGCCCCCGGTCTACATGGCCGTCCTCTCGGCCAACGACGCCGGTTTGGCGCCCGAGGGCCAGGACGTCGTCTATCTGGCCGCTAATGTCCCGGCCCAACCCCGCGATGGGTGGGAGAAGACGAAAACGCAAATGTCGCAAGCGATCATGGAATCGGTGACCCAGCACATGGACGGCTTCGACGCAGAAATCGGGCGGATCGAAACCAGCCCCGCCGATTTCGGCGACCAATTCGCTACCCCGAACGGCTCCTACTTCCACGTGGACATGACCCCGTTGCGGCTGGCCATGAACCGCCCCGCACCGGGCCTCGGCGGCTACCGCTCACCGGTGCACAACTACTTCCACGCCGGAGCGGGTTCGCATCCCGGCGGCGGGGTCAGCGGCTGGCCCGGCCGGCTTGCCGCCCAAACCGCGCTCGGACAACACTGA